atcttgttttttttttttaaatgttaaccCGGCCAACCCGGTCAAAATCCAGAACATGGGCCTTGAACCGGGCTGGCCATCGaaccgggtcttaaaactataatattaaatatatagttgAACAATAAAACAGGTCATATTAAAAGCATATTAAGCACAAAGAAATCggatcaacaaaaacaaatcaggcCGAGGAATACCGCAGGTCAGAAgcccataaaataaatatataaaaagaaaatatcggAGCGTTTGAGTAGGGTTGGGTTAGGGCTAGAGAGGGAAAGAGGGATAGATGGCGAAGTTCAATGTTGtgcagaagagaagaagagCACAAATAGCCGAGAGCAAAAGAGCAATACATGGAGACCCATTAACTAAAAAGCTTAAGATCAAAGCTCAGCCCCACTCTGTCTCTGGAAAGCGCAAGCGCAAGATCTTAAAAAATCGGCGGCGagtatgttttccttttctttccgtTTTCTTCAATTACTCTCAACAACTCTCTCTGTATAGTTaggattttttgttattttcttgtgaTTATTTGCAGGAGCAGAAGGAGGCTGTAGACAAGGGTTTGGTCACTATGCAAGACGTCGAAATGGCTTTTGCGCAaggtttttcatcttttttgagttttgtgtgatattgattttttttttttacggttaATTACTCCTTCAAGTTGAAGGAACTGGAATTAGCGGTGatgtttttttgacattttgatTACACTTAGTATCGACCGAGAAAAGCGATCAGATGATATTTGATGATTATGCATTTTTCAAAGTAAAGCAAATTATACTCTTTTTCAAGAAGTTGATTGTATTTTCTGCCCGCATAATCAAAGCGTTGCGCATTTCTTTTCGGTATTTAATGATTTTACGTGCTTCCTTTCCGTTCTTGTCTGCAGATTTAAAGCCACCACTGGCTTAACAACCCATGGGGCTATGATATTACTaccgagttatttatttatttactgggGGTGTTaggtgaaaaacaaatttagaggGTTCTAGTGGGTTTAGGTTCTAGTGGGAATTTTTACTATGCAATAGTTTTGTTGTCTTGATGTAAATTTTTGTAAAGTAGTGTCTGTGCTTCAGCAATCagtgtatttgtattttgtcGAAAGCCAGGAAAAATAGACTGGATTGAAgaggataaaataacaataaaattatgctAATCAGATGgaagtttttgaaattaaatcttGTTAAGAGTTAGGCCATTTATTTTAATCCGTAATGATAAAACCATACGAATGAGGGCAATACAATcccttttcaggttttagaagCTATTTAAAAGTTTTCTGGTCATGGCTCGTAATTTCTTATTGGGGTATTGAAATGTACATGGAAGTAAAATACCATTAGAAACATAggaaaattttgatatcaatgctGGCTACCTGTAAAAGCAATTTAGATATTccattcttaaaaataaaattacaaagaaaacaaagatattCCTAAGAATTCCTATTCTTGTGGGGTAAATTTGGCTTAATAACAATACGCGAAAATCTTGGACTGGGGATTCTCAGCACCTGCACTGTTTTATGAAGTGAATGCTTCTCCACATTTACCATTCTGGATAAAGTCAAGTTTCCATTTGGACCTGCAGAGTAGTTGTTAAAAATCCCTCGACAAGTGTTGTAGTTATTGCCATGTGATCTGTAATTTTTTGGTAGCAATATTTGAACCATGGCATGTTAATTTAATGGAAACTATATTGAAGCTTTTGCAAGTGTTACTGACTTCAAGCTTGCGTTGGTTTCTACTTAGGATATTATAATAATGCTGATGCAAGTTAATTTCTTAGGTGAGGGCACGTCCAAAGATGTCAAGAGGACACCAGCAAAATTTAACAAGGGCCTGAAGCTTAAAAAGCAATTGAAGCGCAAAGGTAAGTCTGTTTGGCAATCGAAGTTGCATATTGCTAATGCCGAGTGATCTTGCACTTTGCggtcattttttgttttcatacttTGATGTTGTGTAATTCTGTGACCACTGTTCTTTTGCTTCTCAATTCATAGGTAAGAACAAAACAAAGCCTAAGCCAGCTGCTGAAATTTCAGTAGATGCCATGGCAGAATGAGAAATATGAGGAAGCTGTGGTATGACAATAGATGGTCTGTTTTTTGGAGGACGTAAGTGTAGACCTATTTGCCTTATCATGTGTACTCAGGTGTAAAATTTCTAGTCCAGAACTTTTGTTGGCTCTTTCATTTTATGACTGAAAAGTCATGGATCCGTACGAGTTTAGCTAGTAGTAAGGGGAAGGCGAGCGGAGTTTGAAACTCTGAAATGAATGTGTTATGATGCTACAGATTGTTTATTAGGTATCTTCCATGCGCCAAGGATATTTTTATCTAGCtgtaacaatatttttcaactagcattgaattgaattttgttgCTATGTGAAATTTGCTATGCTGCCGAGGACTCGAACCCAAAAAACAagaattacattattttttaattataccgTATGAAATGCCATAAAAAGTAGTTTGGGTTGTTTTTATTCGAATAGATTTTAGGTTCTTAAGAGTGATTTGAGGTTGTAAATGTGTTTATTGAGGTTTCCATAtgtttttatgatgaaattagtgattgtttttataaataagtatGTAGTAatctaatatataaattttttaaaagtaattttcacattaagagaataaaatatatatttttaaaaattttatatgattttctcacatttatttttatatatttttttttcataaaggtgtgtaaaa
This genomic stretch from Populus alba chromosome 19, ASM523922v2, whole genome shotgun sequence harbors:
- the LOC118042925 gene encoding uncharacterized protein gives rise to the protein MAKFNVVQKRRRAQIAESKRAIHGDPLTKKLKIKAQPHSVSGKRKRKILKNRRREQKEAVDKGLVTMQDVEMAFAQGEGTSKDVKRTPAKFNKGLKLKKQLKRKGKNKTKPKPAAEISVDAMAE